One Leptospira bourretii DNA segment encodes these proteins:
- the gyrB gene encoding DNA topoisomerase (ATP-hydrolyzing) subunit B yields MSNQIDPNAYSASKIKILEGLEAVRKRPGMYIGTQDESGLHKMVYEVVDNSVDEAMAGHCTEIDVRILPDHIIEVRDNGRGIPTGIHPDKGKSTIEVVLTILHAGGKFENDAYKVSGGLHGVGVSVVNALSTYLEVEVHQDGKLHYQKYQAGVPVEDVKIIGDTTHRGTVVRFKADDTIFTTVDFSFDTLSARFREIAFLNKGLLIRIEDQRKEEVAKHEFKFDGGIVSFVEYITETKHPLHKVLHFVGEKENVWAEIALQYCDTYSENIFCFTNAINNNLGGTHLEGFRTALTRTLNDHLKKDQILFKKQPNGLQGDDIKEGLCAVISIKIPQPQFNSQTKEKLVNAEVKGLMQTITGEGLNRFFEENPAVIKKILEKCILASKAREAARRARDLTRRKTVLEGGGLPGKLADCSEKDPEHCELYLVEGDSAGGSAKQGRDRNTQAILPLKGKILNVEKARLDKILSNEEIRTLITVMGTGIGDDEFNVEKLRYKKIIIMTDADVDGSHIRTLLLTFFFRYMKPIIEQGSLFVAQPPLYLLKFGREAVYVYSDREKEEILRARPNDKVVIQRYKGLGEMNPEQLWDTTMDPKERVMLQVKLKDFVEAEDTFNILMGDEVSPRRRFIEANSYKVANLDL; encoded by the coding sequence ATGTCCAACCAAATCGATCCAAACGCCTATTCAGCCTCGAAAATCAAGATCCTAGAGGGTCTAGAAGCGGTCCGAAAACGCCCCGGAATGTATATCGGAACCCAAGATGAGTCCGGCCTACATAAGATGGTTTATGAGGTCGTGGACAACTCTGTGGACGAGGCAATGGCAGGCCATTGTACAGAAATTGACGTCCGCATTTTACCAGACCATATCATAGAAGTTCGGGATAATGGGCGTGGGATTCCTACTGGAATCCACCCGGATAAGGGTAAGTCCACAATTGAAGTTGTGTTAACGATCTTACACGCAGGTGGTAAGTTTGAAAACGATGCCTATAAAGTTTCTGGTGGTTTGCATGGGGTAGGGGTTTCCGTTGTAAACGCCCTTTCCACTTATCTAGAAGTGGAAGTCCACCAAGATGGAAAACTACACTACCAAAAATACCAAGCAGGGGTTCCTGTTGAAGATGTAAAAATCATCGGTGATACAACACACCGTGGAACAGTTGTTCGTTTTAAAGCAGATGATACTATTTTTACCACTGTTGATTTTTCTTTTGACACCCTATCGGCAAGATTTAGAGAAATTGCGTTTTTAAACAAAGGGCTCCTTATTCGGATTGAAGACCAAAGAAAAGAAGAAGTTGCAAAACATGAATTTAAGTTTGATGGAGGAATTGTTTCCTTTGTTGAATACATTACGGAAACAAAACATCCTTTGCACAAAGTTTTGCACTTTGTCGGTGAAAAAGAAAATGTATGGGCAGAGATTGCTCTCCAATACTGCGATACCTATAGCGAAAATATTTTTTGTTTTACCAATGCGATTAATAACAACTTAGGTGGAACTCACTTAGAAGGTTTTAGAACCGCTCTTACGAGAACTTTAAATGACCATTTAAAGAAAGACCAAATCCTTTTCAAAAAACAACCCAATGGTTTACAAGGGGATGATATCAAAGAAGGCCTTTGTGCTGTGATATCTATCAAAATCCCACAACCACAGTTTAACTCACAAACAAAAGAAAAGTTGGTAAATGCAGAAGTAAAAGGACTGATGCAAACCATCACAGGAGAGGGTCTTAATCGATTCTTTGAAGAAAATCCTGCTGTGATCAAAAAGATTTTAGAAAAATGTATTTTAGCTTCCAAAGCAAGGGAAGCAGCAAGACGGGCTCGTGATCTTACAAGACGTAAAACTGTTTTAGAAGGTGGTGGCCTTCCTGGGAAACTTGCCGACTGTTCTGAAAAAGATCCGGAACATTGCGAATTGTATCTTGTCGAGGGAGACTCGGCGGGTGGATCAGCAAAACAAGGAAGAGATAGAAATACCCAAGCCATCCTTCCACTCAAAGGTAAAATTCTAAACGTTGAAAAAGCACGATTGGATAAAATTTTATCGAATGAAGAAATTCGCACATTAATCACAGTTATGGGAACAGGAATTGGTGATGATGAATTCAATGTGGAAAAACTTCGTTATAAAAAAATCATCATTATGACAGATGCGGATGTGGATGGATCCCATATTCGTACACTTTTACTAACTTTTTTCTTTCGATATATGAAACCAATCATCGAACAAGGATCTTTGTTTGTGGCACAACCTCCATTGTATCTTTTGAAGTTTGGAAGAGAAGCAGTCTATGTTTACTCTGACAGGGAAAAGGAAGAAATTCTTAGAGCAAGGCCCAATGACAAAGTTGTGATCCAACGATACAAAGGACTTGGAGAGATGAATCCAGAACAACTTTGGGATACAACTATGGATCCAAAAGAACGTGTTATGTTACAAGTAAAGTTAAAAGACTTTGTGGAAGCAGAAGATACATTCAATATTCTTATGGGTGATGAAGTATCTCCACGTCGTCGTTTCATCGAAGCGAATTCTTACAAAGTTGCAAATTTAGATCTTTAA
- a CDS encoding DUF721 domain-containing protein produces the protein MKKVELSELFQSLEKMGMDREAVFRDQILKTIRLRWNEIVGDYFGKQSFPKTIEGKKLTVVCRHSMISQELEFQKAEILTKANVITNPVLLEKIQFKTGNEFQNPRS, from the coding sequence ATGAAAAAAGTCGAACTCTCAGAACTCTTCCAAAGTTTAGAAAAAATGGGTATGGACAGGGAAGCTGTCTTTCGAGACCAAATTCTGAAAACCATACGGCTTCGTTGGAACGAAATTGTTGGCGATTATTTTGGTAAACAGAGTTTTCCGAAAACCATTGAAGGAAAAAAACTCACAGTTGTTTGTCGCCACTCCATGATTTCCCAGGAATTGGAGTTCCAAAAAGCTGAAATTTTAACAAAAGCAAATGTAATTACGAACCCAGTTTTATTGGAAAAAATTCAATTTAAAACAGGAAACGAATTCCAAAATCCCAGGTCTTAA
- the recF gene encoding DNA replication/repair protein RecF (All proteins in this family for which functions are known are DNA-binding proteins that assist the filamentation of RecA onto DNA for the initiation of recombination or recombinational repair.): MFLKKIYIKNFRNHEETQLTFNSRLIFFIGNNGEGKTNLLESISLLSYLKSFRESDQNQLLRWDTKDTFIRAEFESEENEYLFEYGIEHSYSKRKKLKVNGEEFKKISDYVGYFRSIVMSPPDILIIEDGNVERRRFLDAFISSTNRYYLKQLIEYDRLIKQRNAALKKENSSDREIGIWDEPIIEHDAEIREIRMKTIETLAGYFHKNLQQLSSGKDPFFLTYKPNISSKEEHRQKLTDNLRKDRAIGYTSCGNHRDTLPIGFDDKDLSGFGSQGQKRSAVIALKTACFQMIRDTTGEAPVLLIDDIIRELDVKRREYFVNLISECGQAFFTTTDLEGIHEYVGNLTLDKEIYQVEAGKVKVFVEK; this comes from the coding sequence ATGTTTCTAAAGAAAATTTACATAAAGAATTTTCGCAACCACGAAGAAACTCAGTTAACATTCAATTCACGTCTTATCTTTTTTATTGGAAACAATGGAGAAGGTAAGACAAACCTTCTCGAATCCATTTCACTACTTTCATACTTAAAAAGTTTTCGCGAATCAGACCAAAACCAACTGCTTCGTTGGGATACAAAAGATACTTTCATTCGTGCTGAATTTGAATCGGAAGAAAATGAGTATTTATTTGAATATGGAATTGAACATTCCTATTCCAAACGAAAGAAACTGAAAGTCAACGGGGAAGAGTTTAAAAAAATCTCTGACTATGTGGGATACTTTCGTTCCATTGTGATGAGTCCACCGGATATCCTCATCATCGAAGATGGGAATGTCGAACGTCGCCGTTTTTTAGATGCCTTTATTTCATCCACCAATCGATATTATTTAAAACAACTCATAGAATATGATCGTTTGATCAAACAAAGAAACGCGGCTCTTAAAAAAGAAAATTCTTCCGATCGGGAAATAGGAATTTGGGATGAACCCATCATCGAACATGATGCGGAAATTCGAGAAATTCGGATGAAGACAATTGAAACTTTAGCCGGTTACTTTCATAAAAATTTACAACAGTTAAGTTCTGGAAAAGATCCCTTCTTTTTAACTTACAAACCAAATATTTCTTCCAAAGAGGAACATAGACAAAAACTAACCGATAATCTACGAAAGGACAGAGCGATCGGTTATACGAGTTGCGGAAATCACCGCGACACACTCCCGATTGGATTTGATGATAAAGATTTGAGTGGGTTTGGTTCCCAAGGCCAAAAACGTAGTGCCGTGATTGCTCTGAAAACTGCCTGTTTCCAAATGATCCGTGATACCACAGGAGAAGCACCTGTCCTATTGATTGATGATATCATTCGGGAACTAGACGTCAAAAGAAGAGAATACTTTGTGAATTTGATTTCGGAATGTGGGCAGGCATTTTTTACCACCACAGATTTAGAAGGAATTCATGAATATGTCGGAAACCTAACACTTGATAAAGAAATCTACCAAGTGGAAGCGGGAAAAGTGAAGGTGTTTGTAGAGAAATGA
- the gyrA gene encoding DNA gyrase subunit A, with amino-acid sequence MTEQNGQENESNKTLALNLSGRPDVAGALKSGVRVIPVEIEDQMKEAYLDYAMSVIVGRALPDVRDGLKPVHRRILHAMNERAWRSDRPYVKSAKIVGEVIGNYHPHGDSAVYETMVRMAQTFSMRETLIDGQGNFGSVDGDNAAAYRYTEAKLTKLAEELLKDIEKNTVSFSPNFDDTRQQPDVLPANFPNILVNGSTGIAVGMATNIPPHNLKESVNAVIALIQNPEITLPELMKIIPGPDFPTGGTIIGGEGLYQAYATGKGSIRIRSKVDIIENNKGREIIVINEIPYQVNKKNLLEKIGELVNEKIIEGISEILDLSDRKGIRVEIHVKKDANAQVILNQLFKLTQLQVSYGITMLAILNNRPKIFSLKEILKSYADHRNEVVIKRTEFDLDKAQKRAHILEGLRIALDNIDEVIRIIRASKDVKEAQSSLMATFALSEIQADAILEMRLQRLTSLEVQKIIEELEQVRLLIADLEDILAKPERVKSIICDELGKVAQSFGNNRSTEISLESLESSTFNAEDLIADEEVVVQLSEDMFIKRLPMDTFRRQKRGGKGVQGISTKREDFVKKLSSAMTHDNLMLFSNKGRAFLMKVYELPIATKEARGKSLKAVINLNDDEIITSLFTFRNFDESYLLMVTRDGFVKKIQLDEFTNTKKSGIIAIGLRDGDELIDVIANPSNYDVFIGSKNGLAIRMNLNELRSQGRTASGVTAMKLEDDDAIAGITKVEPGTNLFCVSENGFGKRTDFEEFSTKGRGGKGMTYLKIGEKNGRAVGVSSVREEDELLVITQSGMAIRVEVKTISMVGRSAMGVKVVNTKDEDFVKDFAVVRDTETDSE; translated from the coding sequence ATGACCGAACAAAACGGCCAAGAAAACGAATCAAACAAAACCTTAGCACTAAATCTTTCCGGTAGACCAGACGTAGCCGGTGCTCTTAAATCCGGTGTGCGGGTCATTCCGGTAGAAATTGAAGACCAAATGAAGGAAGCTTACCTTGATTATGCGATGAGTGTAATTGTAGGTAGAGCCCTTCCTGATGTTAGAGATGGATTAAAGCCAGTTCATAGACGTATTCTTCATGCGATGAATGAAAGGGCCTGGAGATCGGATCGTCCTTATGTAAAATCTGCGAAAATTGTTGGGGAAGTAATTGGTAACTACCACCCACATGGTGACTCAGCGGTTTACGAAACGATGGTTCGTATGGCCCAGACTTTTTCCATGCGAGAAACTTTGATCGATGGGCAAGGAAACTTTGGATCTGTCGACGGTGATAACGCTGCGGCATATCGTTATACAGAAGCTAAACTTACGAAACTTGCGGAAGAACTTCTAAAAGACATCGAAAAAAATACAGTCAGTTTTTCACCAAACTTTGATGATACAAGACAACAGCCAGATGTCTTACCAGCAAATTTTCCAAATATTTTAGTAAACGGTTCAACAGGGATTGCTGTGGGTATGGCAACTAACATCCCACCGCATAACTTAAAAGAATCGGTTAATGCTGTTATTGCTCTCATTCAAAACCCAGAGATCACACTTCCAGAATTGATGAAAATCATTCCGGGACCTGATTTTCCTACGGGTGGAACCATTATTGGAGGGGAAGGTTTATACCAAGCCTATGCGACAGGAAAAGGTTCCATTCGCATTCGATCCAAAGTTGATATTATCGAAAACAACAAAGGTCGCGAGATTATTGTCATTAATGAAATTCCATACCAAGTAAACAAAAAGAACTTACTCGAAAAAATCGGGGAACTTGTGAATGAGAAAATCATAGAAGGTATCTCTGAAATTTTAGATCTTTCCGATAGAAAGGGAATTCGAGTAGAAATTCATGTTAAAAAAGATGCCAACGCACAAGTCATTTTAAACCAACTTTTCAAACTCACACAACTACAAGTGAGTTATGGAATTACGATGCTTGCGATTTTAAACAATCGCCCAAAAATCTTTTCATTAAAAGAAATTCTAAAATCCTATGCGGATCATAGAAATGAAGTCGTAATCAAACGTACTGAATTTGATTTAGATAAAGCACAAAAAAGAGCCCATATCTTAGAGGGTCTTCGAATTGCTCTCGATAACATTGATGAAGTGATTCGTATCATACGAGCTTCAAAAGATGTAAAAGAAGCTCAAAGTTCCCTCATGGCAACATTTGCTCTCTCAGAAATCCAAGCGGATGCGATTCTGGAAATGCGTTTGCAACGTTTAACTTCTCTAGAAGTGCAAAAGATTATTGAAGAATTAGAGCAGGTTCGACTACTGATCGCTGACTTAGAAGACATCCTTGCCAAACCAGAACGAGTGAAATCCATCATTTGTGATGAGCTTGGTAAGGTTGCACAATCTTTTGGAAATAATCGTTCCACTGAGATTAGTTTGGAATCTTTGGAATCTTCTACTTTTAATGCAGAAGATTTAATCGCAGATGAAGAAGTTGTTGTTCAGTTATCAGAAGATATGTTTATCAAACGTCTTCCAATGGATACGTTCCGTCGCCAAAAACGAGGTGGAAAGGGAGTCCAAGGAATCTCAACAAAAAGGGAAGACTTTGTAAAAAAACTAAGTAGTGCCATGACTCATGATAACTTAATGCTCTTTTCCAATAAAGGTAGAGCTTTCCTTATGAAAGTATATGAACTACCAATTGCTACTAAAGAAGCGCGTGGAAAATCATTAAAAGCAGTGATCAACTTAAATGATGATGAAATCATTACTTCGTTATTCACTTTCAGAAATTTTGATGAATCCTATTTGCTTATGGTAACAAGAGATGGGTTTGTAAAAAAGATCCAATTGGATGAATTCACAAATACTAAAAAATCCGGCATCATTGCTATCGGTCTTCGCGATGGTGATGAACTAATCGATGTAATTGCCAATCCAAGCAACTACGATGTGTTTATTGGAAGTAAAAATGGTCTTGCGATTCGAATGAATTTGAACGAACTTCGCTCGCAAGGTCGAACCGCTTCTGGTGTCACAGCAATGAAGTTGGAAGATGATGATGCGATTGCAGGGATTACAAAAGTGGAACCAGGAACCAATTTATTCTGTGTTTCCGAAAACGGATTTGGAAAACGCACTGACTTTGAAGAATTTTCTACCAAAGGTCGCGGTGGGAAGGGAATGACTTATTTAAAGATAGGTGAAAAGAATGGGCGTGCTGTAGGTGTCTCTTCCGTAAGAGAAGAGGACGAACTTCTCGTCATCACACAATCAGGTATGGCCATCCGAGTCGAAGTGAAAACTATTTCGATGGTGGGAAGGTCTGCCATGGGAGTCAAAGTTGTAAATACCAAAGATGAAGACTTTGTGAAAGACTTTGCTGTTGTTAGAGATACAGAGACCGATTCGGAATAA
- the dnaN gene encoding DNA polymerase III subunit beta codes for MKFTVNTTEFLKAINSVDGVISVREIKSALSNLKIQTGENEVYLSATDLEIAIKTSVPSTIGEKGIASLPAKQLSSIFKNLNFDTSLLTTTDQAENSETTITDASGKMDTKFKVNGIDSEDIKTIPKVDEASVVEFPCQTIREMFRKTSYAMAIEETRFVFNGLFLKPDNTDLIVVGTDGRRLSKIVRKFPKQFPFKNGVIIPHKAVREMLKMMEGKETAKIGFVEEQIYVSSGNVELLFKLIDGNFPDYEQVIPKQTSESVRVVKADFLTFLKQALISAEEPSKQIRLAFTKGNVNISSSNPGTMMFDHNMPIEYNGEAITIAFKGDYLSDVVKAVDDPEVILEFTTSSAPVLFKDPSDSDFVSVIMPMKL; via the coding sequence ACTCAGTGGATGGAGTCATCTCAGTTCGAGAAATTAAATCAGCTCTTTCCAATCTCAAAATCCAAACTGGTGAAAATGAAGTCTATCTTTCTGCGACCGATCTTGAGATCGCCATCAAAACTTCAGTTCCTTCTACCATCGGAGAAAAGGGAATCGCATCGTTACCTGCGAAACAACTATCGAGTATTTTTAAAAACTTAAACTTTGATACAAGTTTACTCACAACCACTGACCAAGCCGAAAACTCAGAGACAACCATCACTGATGCTAGTGGTAAGATGGACACAAAGTTCAAAGTCAACGGAATCGATTCTGAAGATATCAAAACCATCCCGAAAGTGGATGAGGCAAGTGTGGTTGAATTTCCTTGCCAAACCATTCGTGAGATGTTTCGTAAAACTTCTTATGCGATGGCGATTGAAGAAACTCGTTTTGTTTTTAACGGTCTCTTTTTAAAACCCGACAATACAGATTTAATTGTTGTTGGAACGGATGGTCGTCGTCTTTCTAAAATTGTTCGTAAGTTTCCAAAACAATTCCCATTTAAAAATGGAGTGATCATTCCTCACAAAGCGGTTCGTGAAATGCTTAAGATGATGGAAGGAAAAGAAACAGCAAAGATTGGTTTTGTAGAAGAACAAATTTATGTTTCTTCTGGAAACGTAGAATTACTTTTCAAACTCATTGATGGAAACTTTCCTGATTATGAACAAGTGATTCCAAAACAAACTTCAGAATCGGTTCGAGTTGTGAAAGCTGACTTCTTAACATTTTTGAAACAAGCTTTGATTTCTGCAGAAGAACCTTCGAAACAAATTCGTTTGGCTTTTACTAAAGGAAATGTGAACATCAGTTCTTCCAATCCTGGAACAATGATGTTTGATCACAACATGCCAATTGAATACAATGGCGAAGCAATCACCATTGCTTTTAAAGGGGATTATTTAAGTGATGTAGTAAAAGCTGTGGATGATCCAGAAGTCATTTTAGAATTCACAACTTCTAGTGCTCCGGTTCTTTTTAAAGATCCTTCTGATAGCGACTTTGTTTCTGTCATTATGCCAATGAAACTTTAA